Below is a window of Planctomycetes bacterium MalM25 DNA.
GGCGATCGCTTGGTACGACAGGCCTTGCACCTCACGGAGGATCAGCAGACTGCGGAACGGCTCGTTGAGCCCGCCGAGCTCTCGCTCGATCTCCGCGATCGCCTCGACGCTCTCGGCGCACGCGGGCGGTCCGGGCTCCCCGCTCGGCAAGGCCGTCAGGGCGTGCTCGGTCGCCTCGGTCGCGACGTCCTCGCGGCGCGACGAACGCTTGCGCATCTGGTCACGGCAGACGTTCGTCGTCACCCGCACGAGCCAGCCCTCGACCCGCTCCGGATCGACCCGCCCCGCGTGCCGCCAGAAGCGGGTGAGCACCTCTTGGGTCGCGTCCTCGGCGTCCTGGTGCGAGCCGAGCGTGTAGTAGGCCAGCGTATACACGCGGTGGCACTGCTGGTCGATCACACGCCGGATGTCTTGGGGAGTCGCCATGCCGCATCAAGGACGATCGCCGCGGCGGGAAAGTTACAACCATCCGCAAGAAATATGGGCCCCGAGCACCTTTGGGCAGGATAGCAGCAGCGGAGCATCGGGTGAGAAGCGTCGCGTCCGCGCACGAAAAAAGGGCCGGCTCTCGCCAACCCTTTTCGTCTATTCGGTTGTGGAGCCGTGAGGCTTCACTTGGCCGCCTTGAGCTCCTTGATCGCCTTCGACAGGCGGCTCTTGGTGCGGGCCGCGGCGTTGGCGTGGATCAGGCTTGACGAGGCCGCCTTGTCGAGCTTCTTCGCGGCCGCTTTGAACTCGGTCTCGCTCCGTTCCACGTCGCCCGCGGCGACCGCCGTGCGAACCTTCTTCACCTGCGTCCGCATGGCGGTGCGGGAGCTGCGGTTGCGGAGGCGAGCGGCTTCGTTCTGACGGAGACGCTTCTTGGCGCTATCGGAATTGGGCATGGCGAGCGGTTCGTGACGCCCCAGCGGGGGGGCGTCGAAATGTGGGTTGCTGACTGGGAATCCGACCGGTGGGGCGGCCTCGCGAAGCCCCCGTGGGAGGGCTGACCCCCTTGTTGGGAGGTCGAACGCGGTGGGCCGGGCCCCTGACGCCACTGCTCCGCAGCGGCCAAGTCAGCCATTCTTGCGGATCCGTGCCAGCTTGTCCAGCCGCTCCGAGACATCTCGGTAGCCAAAATCGGCCGACGCCAGATCGGTCAGGTGCTGCTGGGCTTTATCGAGATCCCGCAGCCCCATCGCCAGCACTCCCGCCCGATACAGGGCCAATTTCCGCAATTCGGTCCAATCCCCCAGGTCGCAGGCGGCGATCGCCGCCTCGTAGCTCCGCATCGCCAGGCTGTGCTGGTCGATGTGCTGGAAGCACTCGCCCAGGTGCAGCTCGGCCTCCGCCTGCCGTTTGCGGTCCGCCCGGGCCGCCTGCAGGGGGGCGATCGCCTCGCGGTGCCGGCCGATCCGCTTCAGGCGGATTCCCAGCTCGTACTGCAGGTGAGCGTTGTCCGGGGCCCGCTTCGCCCGGGCGTTGTAGACCTCGACCTCGGACTGGTTCGCCTCGCGCATCGCCTGTTCGGCGAGCTTCTGGGCCGCGACACTCGCCTGCCGAGCCGCCTTGCGCTCGGCGACGCGGGCCCGCTCGCGCATCCGCACGAGGTGCACGTCCTCCAGCTTCTCCAGGATGGAGAGATCGCCGCCGCCGGCGACCTTGAGGGCCTTCTTGAGCAGCCGCTCGGCGTCCTGCAGCCGGCCCGCTTCAATGTAAAAGTCGGCCAGCCGGGCGTAGGTCGCCGGGTCGGTGGGGGCGGCCTCGATCGCGGCGCGGAGCTCCTCCTCGCTCGCGGAGTCGGCCGGTTCAGCGACGACGCTGGCGTCGTCGTCGGTCGGGTCGCGCTCGAGCAGCTCCGAGGCATCCTTCACCCGGGCGGTCTGCGGCAGGTTGACCTCCCCCTCGCCCTTGAGGAGCTGGGGGTTGTAGCCCCCCCGGTTGATTGTCTTCTCAACACTCAATCGGGCGATCGCCTTGGGCGCCTCCTCGTCGGACGGTTTCTGCTGCTGGACGCGGACCCAGCAACCGATCGCCTGATCGAACTCGTTGATCGCCTCGAGCGCATGCGCCGCTTGGCGGTTGATCTCGATGTCTTCGGGCGCGAGGTCGAGCGCCCAGCGCAGGTAGTACAACTGGCAGTCGCTGTGCCCGAGCTCGCCCGCGGCGGCGGCCATCTCGCTGAGCACGCCGAGGTCGCCGGGCGCCTTCTTGAGAGTGCGGCAGCCGGCGGCGAAGGCGTCGCGCCAAGCGCCCTTGCCCGCCGCCTTCGACACGGCCGAGCTCCCCCCGCCGAATCCGGGCAGCCCCTTCAAGCCACCCGACTTGATGGCCGTGGCGTTGGGGTGCATCTGCGCGAGGTTCGCGCGGAAGTGCTGCAGGTAGACCAGCGCGCCGGGGTCCTCCGCCACACACTGGGCGAACAGGTCGTGGGCGTAGGCGTAGTCCGCCTTCTCGAGGCTCTTCTTGGCGTGCTGGAAGACCTTCTGCAGCCGCTCGCGCTCGGCCAGCGGCAGCCTGTCGGCCGCCGGGTTCTCGCCTAGGGGGACCGGTTCGCTCATCGCTCGTTTCGCGCGGCTTCCCGCCGCCCCGCCTCGGGTCTTGGGTTCCTGAAGAGTGCTCTTCATCGGGCGTCGCCCCTGCTAATGAGAGTTTACCGCGTCCGCGTCGGCGGGACCAACGAGCGGCGGCGCCCCTCGCTGCGGGGCCCTCCGCCAAGGCATAATCGTTAGAAGCCGTCCCGATTCTTCCCGAGAAGCCCTTTGGCCACGCCCCCACAGCCAGGAACCGTCTACCTCGTCGGCGCCGGTCCGGGCGATCCGGGGCTGCTGACCGTCGAGGGCGCGCGTCGCTTGGGCGAGGCGGACGTCGTCCTGTACGACTACCTGGCGAACGACGCCCTCCTGCGCCACGCCCCACCGCACGCCGAGCGGCACTGCCTCGGCCGGCACGGCGCGGGCAAGCTGTGGACACAAGCCACGATCAACGAGCGGATGATCGCCGAGGCCCTCGCCGGCAAGACGGTCGTCCGGCTCAAGGGGGGCGATCCGAGCGTCTTCGGCCGGATGGCCGAGGAGCTGGCCGCCTGCCGCACGGCGGGCGTTCCGTACGCGATCGTCCCCGGCGTGACGACCGCCACCGCCGCCGGCGCTTACGCCGGCGTCACGATCACCGACCGCGACCGCGCGTCGTGCGTCGCGCTGGTGACCGGGCACGAGCGGGCGGACGGCCCGGCGAGCGGCACGGCCGACTTCGCCAAGCTGGCCGACTTCCCCGGCACGCTGGTCGTGTACATGGGCGTCACCACCGCGCCCGAGTGGAGCCGCCGGCTGCTCGACGGGGGCAAGCCGGCCGACACGCCGGTGACGATCGTCCGCCGCTGCTCGCTGCCCGATCAGTGGACCCATCGGACCACGCTGGGCGAGCTGCCCGAGGTGCTCGCGCCCAAGAAGGTCCGGCCCCCGCTGGTGGTCGTCGTCGGCGATGTCGCGGGCGACGACGCGGCCGACTGGTTCGCCACGCGGCCGCTCTTCGGCCAGACCGTCTTGGTCACGCGCCCCGCGAGCCAGCAACACGGCCTCGCCACTCAACTGGAGGAGCTCGGCGCGCGGGTCTTGCTGCACCCGGTCATCGAGATCGCTCCCACGCCCGACCCGAGGGCGGTCGACGCGGCGGTCGATCGCCTGGGCGAGTACGACTGGGTCGTCTTCAGCAGCCGCAACGGCGTCGAGGCGACGCTCGACCGGCTCGCCGCTCGCGGGCGCGACGCCCGCGCGTTCGGCGCCGCGAAGCTCGCGGCCGTCGGCACGGCGACGGCCGACGCGCTCGCCGCTTGGCGGCTGACGGCCGACCTGACGCCCGACGAGCACCGCGCCGAATCGCTCGCCGCCGCCCTCGCGCCACACGTCCGTGGTAAACGGCTGCTGCTCGTCCGCGCCAGCCGGGGACGCGAGGTGCTGGGTGACGAGCTGCGCAACGCCGGCGCGACGGTCGAGCAGGTCGTCGCCTACGTGAGCCGCGACGTCGCCGCGGCCGACCCGGCCGTGCTCGAAGAGATCGCCGCCGGCGGGGTCGACTGGATCACCGCGACGAGCTCCGCGATCGCCCGCTCGGCGGTTCGCTTGTTCGGCGAGGCGATCGACCGGGCGGCGACGCCCCCCCGCTTCGCGGCGATCAGCCCCCTGACGGCCGAGGCGCTCGCCGCCGCCGGACGCCCCGCCAGCGCGGTCGCCCGCGAAGCGACTTCGGAGAGCCTGGTGGCGGCTTTGGCGTCGGCCGGCGATTAGAGTGTGTAGACACCAACTCCCTGGAGAGCCCCCGATGCTCCGTCTCGTCGTCCTCAGCCTTCTCCTGGCCACGACCGCGTCGGCTGCCGAGCCGTTCCCCTACATGCTGCCGAAGGAGAAGCCGGCGGGACCGTTGAGCCCCGCGATCAACCGGCTCTACGACGCCTACCCCGCGCCGATCCCGCAGGACAACGAGCTGTACACCCAGTTCCGTTACACCCCGCTGGTCGGGTTCGACTACCACGGCGGCGACGGCACCATCTCGCGCCGCGACCCGTCGAAGGTGATCCGGGAGAACGGCAAGTACTACGTCTGGTACACCAAACGCCACACCCCCACGCCCCCTCAGGGCGCCCGCCGATCGACCGACACAATCCCCTCCAGCGACTGGGACCTGGCGGACATCTGGTACGCCACGAGCGAAGACGGCTTCAGCTGGGAAGAGCAGGGGGTCGCCGTGCCGCGCCCGCCGAAGCCCGCCCCCGGCTGGCGGTCGGTCTCCACCACCGACATCCTCAAGTGGAAGGGCAAGTACTACCTCTACTACCAGGCCTTCCTCCAGACCAGCGGCAAGCGGGGCGACGACTGCCCCGTGGCGGTCTCCATCGCCGACTCGCCCGACGGACCCTGGACCCCGCACGGCGAGCCGGTCATCCCCAACGGCCCGGCCGGCGCGTGGGACCAGTTCTCCATCCACGACCCCTACCCGCTGGTCTACCGGGGCAAGATCTACCTCTACTACAAGTCGGACTTCAACCGCAAAGGGAGCTACCTGCGGATGCAGGGGCTCGCGATCGCCGACGACCCGCTCGGCCCCTTCGAGAAGCACCCGCTCAACCCGGTCGTCAACTCGGGGCACGAGACCACGCTCTTCCCCTTTAAGACCGGCGTCGCCGCGCTCGTCATCCGCGACGGCCCGGAGCACAACACGATCCAGTACGCCGAGGACGGCGTCGATTTCCGCGTCGCCTCGTTCGTGTCGCTCATGCCGAACGCCGCCGGGCCGTACATCCCGGACGCGTTCACCAACACGACCGACGGCCGCGGCATCACCTGGGGCCTCAGCCACTTCACCGGCGCCGGGGGACGCGGCGGGCGCTACGCGATCCTCGCCCGCTTCGACTGCGACCTCAGCCGCGACCTGCACGACCGCGAGCTGAAGCGGTCGTACAACAACTACCCGCCCGAGTTTTACTTCTCCCACCCGCTCAGCGAGCGGCAACGCCGGCGGATCGCCGCGGAGAACCGCGCCGCCGAGTGACTCACTCCAGGTCGTAGCGCGTGCTGACCGGCATCGCGCGTGATCCGGCGCCCGGGTTCGCGCCGAGCTCCGACTCGGTGTTGTACTTCGCCGGCAGCATCTCCTGGCCGTTCACCTCCTTCGAGATCCGCACGCGGTACACCCCGAGGTAGATCCCCGGGTAGTCCCCTTCGCCAACATTAGGTCGGTTTAGCGAAACAAACCCAGTGGCGTCGGTCACGCCGCTGACGCTTTCGAAGCCGGAGCCCATGAAGGGCTCGGGCTCGAGCGTCACCGTGGCGTCCTCCAGCGGCTTCTTGTTGTACGTGACTGTATAGCCCGCGCTCACGATCGATGCGGACGAGTTGCGGTACTTCGAGATCTGCCCCGCCAACTCGTCGCCCGAAAGCTGCCCGTCGGCGTTCAGATCCCAAACGACGAAAGCACGCCGCAACCCCGGCGCGGCGGCGGCTTCCGACTTATCGATGGAGCCGTCGCCATTCGCGTCACACTGTTCGAGCGCCATGGCGCTCGTCTTCTCCGGATTGAACGCGGGTCGATCGATCGAGGACGAGCAACCAACGGCGACAACGGCAAACACCAGCAGCGTCCCTGCCGGGGTCCACTCGCTACGAACCATTCTCACAGACCAACTCCTAAAGCTTATTGCGACTAGCCAAATGAAAGTGAGCGACGCAACTTGCCGCCTTACTCTTGCTCGCTGAAACCGTCCTGACGCGAGCAGAGCGAGCTCAGCACGAACAGGTCGACATCGTACGAGACCGAACTAACCGATCCGTCACAGTTCGCCGTGTTGAAGCCGCCCGGGTGCGCGGCGCCGAACTGCTGGCTGCACTGCCCGGGACCACCTCCGTTGAAGCCGGCCTTGTCTTTCAACGGAGTGCGACGCGTCGTTGTATTCGCTTTCAAAGTCGTCGGATCGTTCACGTTCCTCATCGGCCCCCAACGCAAGTTATCCCAATCGTAGCCGTGAAAGACCGAGTTATTGTCACCACAGTGGGCGCCGGTCTCATACTCTAGAGGGTTGTGGTACTTCTCGCCGAAGAGCATCGTCTTGGACGTGCCATCGGTAATCCGAGCAAAAGTCACCTCACTGCGGTAACCAATGAGCCCATTGAAGGGCAACCCGTTCTTCGCAGCGGCATCGATCTTTGGCTCGATCTGATCGAAGAAGGTGCAGTTGGGGTACGTACTAAGGCAATCCGAGGTTGGGCCACTGATCCCATTCTGGACCTCCCCCTCCCAGCCAAAGCGGACCGTCCCGGAGTTGCCTGCGTAATCCGTCCGGCCGGCCGTTTCGGGGTTATTGCCGGCATAAACCGTCTCATCAAGCGCTTCGGGGACGATCGGGTAGCCTCGTGCCTGGCGACGGGAGGGACAGATCAACATCGGCGCCACCGTCGATCGTAACACGACGAGCGCATCGAGCTTCTGCTGCCCACTAAGCCCTTTAGCTATGTCGTAGATCGCTTGATCCTCCATAAAGGGGAGGACGCTGAAAACCCAACCACCCGGTTGCTTCTCACCGAACCCCATGTCGGGCTCACCCGACCACTTAAAACCCCAGCCTCCCGAGGGCATGAAGCCGAAGGTGTCGCTGTGATTCAAAGAGGCCAGCCCGAGGTTCTTAAGATTGTTCGTACACTGCGTTCGGCGGGCCGCTTCGCGGGCGGCTTGCACGGCGGGCAGCAGCAGGGCGACCAGGATGCCGATGATCGCGATCACGACCAGCAGCTCCACCAGCGTGAAACCGTGGGGGGATTTTTGGGTTCGCATGAGGTTCTCCTCGTGAGAGAGAGGCGTTCGTTCTAGATGAGTGAGTGGGTTA
It encodes the following:
- the sigE_2 gene encoding ECF RNA polymerase sigma factor SigE, with amino-acid sequence MATPQDIRRVIDQQCHRVYTLAYYTLGSHQDAEDATQEVLTRFWRHAGRVDPERVEGWLVRVTTNVCRDQMRKRSSRREDVATEATEHALTALPSGEPGPPACAESVEAIAEIERELGGLNEPFRSLLILREVQGLSYQAIAAAMEMPLSQVRVYLHRGRRRLAKRLGPAAGPKPVSKTNSPVCSHEA
- the rpsT gene encoding 30S ribosomal protein S20; protein product: MPNSDSAKKRLRQNEAARLRNRSSRTAMRTQVKKVRTAVAAGDVERSETEFKAAAKKLDKAASSSLIHANAAARTKSRLSKAIKELKAAK
- the nasF gene encoding Uroporphyrinogen-III C-methyltransferase, which codes for MATPPQPGTVYLVGAGPGDPGLLTVEGARRLGEADVVLYDYLANDALLRHAPPHAERHCLGRHGAGKLWTQATINERMIAEALAGKTVVRLKGGDPSVFGRMAEELAACRTAGVPYAIVPGVTTATAAGAYAGVTITDRDRASCVALVTGHERADGPASGTADFAKLADFPGTLVVYMGVTTAPEWSRRLLDGGKPADTPVTIVRRCSLPDQWTHRTTLGELPEVLAPKKVRPPLVVVVGDVAGDDAADWFATRPLFGQTVLVTRPASQQHGLATQLEELGARVLLHPVIEIAPTPDPRAVDAAVDRLGEYDWVVFSSRNGVEATLDRLAARGRDARAFGAAKLAAVGTATADALAAWRLTADLTPDEHRAESLAAALAPHVRGKRLLLVRASRGREVLGDELRNAGATVEQVVAYVSRDVAAADPAVLEEIAAGGVDWITATSSAIARSAVRLFGEAIDRAATPPRFAAISPLTAEALAAAGRPASAVAREATSESLVAALASAGD
- a CDS encoding Glycosyl hydrolases family 43, whose amino-acid sequence is MLRLVVLSLLLATTASAAEPFPYMLPKEKPAGPLSPAINRLYDAYPAPIPQDNELYTQFRYTPLVGFDYHGGDGTISRRDPSKVIRENGKYYVWYTKRHTPTPPQGARRSTDTIPSSDWDLADIWYATSEDGFSWEEQGVAVPRPPKPAPGWRSVSTTDILKWKGKYYLYYQAFLQTSGKRGDDCPVAVSIADSPDGPWTPHGEPVIPNGPAGAWDQFSIHDPYPLVYRGKIYLYYKSDFNRKGSYLRMQGLAIADDPLGPFEKHPLNPVVNSGHETTLFPFKTGVAALVIRDGPEHNTIQYAEDGVDFRVASFVSLMPNAAGPYIPDAFTNTTDGRGITWGLSHFTGAGGRGGRYAILARFDCDLSRDLHDRELKRSYNNYPPEFYFSHPLSERQRRRIAAENRAAE
- a CDS encoding putative major pilin subunit; this translates as MRTQKSPHGFTLVELLVVIAIIGILVALLLPAVQAAREAARRTQCTNNLKNLGLASLNHSDTFGFMPSGGWGFKWSGEPDMGFGEKQPGGWVFSVLPFMEDQAIYDIAKGLSGQQKLDALVVLRSTVAPMLICPSRRQARGYPIVPEALDETVYAGNNPETAGRTDYAGNSGTVRFGWEGEVQNGISGPTSDCLSTYPNCTFFDQIEPKIDAAAKNGLPFNGLIGYRSEVTFARITDGTSKTMLFGEKYHNPLEYETGAHCGDNNSVFHGYDWDNLRWGPMRNVNDPTTLKANTTTRRTPLKDKAGFNGGGPGQCSQQFGAAHPGGFNTANCDGSVSSVSYDVDLFVLSSLCSRQDGFSEQE